The window TTGAGGGACTTGAAGGCATTCAGATATGTTGGAAACTCAAACATAACCTTTGACTTGAGAGGCCGGTGCCCTGCGAGGACTACTTTCTCCACTGCTGAAGGTGGGAGAGCCTGGGAGGCCAGGGGGACTTGACCCGGCATAGAGCAGAGATCCCCCAATGAGGAGCAAGGATGAAGCCCCCCAGCCGATGTAAAGGGCAGGGCCGAGCTCACGCTTGTGTGGAGCCGCCACATGTGGATCATAGAAATCCCTGATGATGGAGTTGGCAGTCCAGCAGACGGGGACAAGGTAGAGGAACCCTGCGATGGCAAAGAGGGCGCCAGAGATGCGAGCAATACGGGCCTTCTGGCTGTTTACACCGATGCACTTAGTGCACTTGGCTCCGAGGACCCCCAGAGACAGGGCCAGGCCACAGATCAGGATGGAGAACACGGTGAGGCCTCGGGCAGCCTGCATGTCACTGGGCAGAGCCAACAAGCTATCATACACTTTACACTGGATTTGACCCGTGCTCTGCACAATGCAATTCATCCAGAGGCCTTCCCAAATGATCTGAGCCGTCACTATGTTGTTACCAATGAAGGCAGTGACCCGCCACATCGGGATGGCACAGACTACCGccccacacacccacccaaCAAGGGACATGATTAGGCCCAGCAGCTGCATGCCCGTGGTTGCCATGATGAAAGGTGTTGTTTAAATCAGATGGATTTGTCTCTGTTTTATTTCAGTCTCTGTTTGTTGCAGATGGACAATTTATAGTCCCACAAATAAATGTGACAGTCTACAGTACTGGAAGTATTGTGCTCCACTGCAGGGTCCTCGGTCCTCAGGTGTTGACGGTGTGGACTTCAGCTTGGGTCAGACAAGGACAGGTATCCTGAAattcaggaaaaagaaaaaaagaatcaattttgatactttttttttttaatccatcacCCAAATAGTGCTACAAACTAACACCTACAAACATATTTCTAACATTCCCACCACTTGGAGCAACATGCATTACATTAGTGAAGTATGAAAAGACTATTGGAGCATatatttatcataaacatttgGAAACAGGCTGTGGGGCCCATGTTTAGTGGATTCCAATGAGAAGCACAGAGAATAGCTGTCTTTGACACAGCTGTGGGTGTCGAGCTACGCCTTTCTTGGTGAGTGGATTATCTCAGAAAAACATGAGGAGACTCTGAACACAAGCATCTTTCATGAGGGCTTTCAGAGTGGGCCAGGAAGACCTATGTCATCTGTTTATCTCTGCTCTCAGTATCCACATTTCACCAATTCTGTCCCTGCGCAATTAATCAAGGGGGAGGCTTCATGACATGGATGGATgagaaaatgtcaaaaggaTAATCTTCATCAATTGGTCCCCTTTTAGATAAACATGTATCCAATAGATCCCAATTTAAGAtactttttgatttgatttgatatgAATAAAGTGGaacagtctgttttttttaaagtgggcATATAACAATGGATCATATGAATCCTTGAAACCAGAATAATCAGTCTGACAGGCCCAAATTCTCCCACTGTTACAAATATTGCGCACGCATTTACAAAGGC of the Cyclopterus lumpus isolate fCycLum1 chromosome 8, fCycLum1.pri, whole genome shotgun sequence genome contains:
- the cldnk gene encoding claudin k, with translation MATTGMQLLGLIMSLVGWVCGAVVCAIPMWRVTAFIGNNIVTAQIIWEGLWMNCIVQSTGQIQCKVYDSLLALPSDMQAARGLTVFSILICGLALSLGVLGAKCTKCIGVNSQKARIARISGALFAIAGFLYLVPVCWTANSIIRDFYDPHVAAPHKRELGPALYIGWGASSLLLIGGSLLYAGSSPPGLPGSPTFSSGESSPRRAPASQVKGYV